In Drosophila nasuta strain 15112-1781.00 chromosome 2R, ASM2355853v1, whole genome shotgun sequence, a single genomic region encodes these proteins:
- the LOC132784394 gene encoding uncharacterized protein LOC132784394 isoform X2: MDFLSNLIKRPSSIMLPIPETDSLTTNSASSETTSSPPPQVNLIMDRCNIDTELENLFDSAAKDLNSLGEQHNLLIDDVDKEPEVVSTPSSPRETIQQLLSEINVNLDQVTAHEMEHLQAMSLELSPLVVKASPRHNSMEQQKALAAAAVMRTASQPGTPTMPTISGDLFRQQDVETGIVKFAGLPEFDEAQIPELAPLRAEMETQLIENVNASTAKSSDRDYNSDSDVFAECLSMNSAKISAEHSDLEAYSSALNEVLENQLSNVTATTLENTLSSDQHSAALSHNDSCEPMDIDEIAETIEILNFSPEDQQFLQQQLQSIGMQPDRTNKEPQLDKVLEKQIQNEEQKVMQQVDQQDLENHQPLQNKLDAEQHLDVNKPPLDDLENQLLVQQLNSEQYKKNDPIVEDLLTKVEPMLKQHDNQLLMQQMDIQQQEKNEPIIEDLLAKVEPLFKQHDNKIREQLLDNRQHEQNGELKLEQQLLEKNEEYQQESSQLRVEVPASPPIPTHRSKTLDELQEQMVLQQFDQPSEQIPSTVQQPATQITRQLESTLDAVEKKPMDQNDLSEQQAALPLPVSDMKPLQLNMVDSSHEGSTTPTSPSFPIKEPEIPCHFPRSPHAPPEREEMPYLEQAVIEPSIEHQLHLSGAIAKFPLPIQVTVTQPSPEKPTEKQLSTTISMDNGSPMNETFNGKQSEFIESDPQQSHAVFGVPLGEAHHQQRRTFSLNDTTRQAEQPLEEQSLPLNATIAINGESPLNDTYALPLNAAKSRERQTFTISDLQQENQGEDEQGIKKSPSPVVEEKLKSRLTFSLEQNASPAMEATEENIMGNEFEPMDVDISMRAEPASAPAPLSPPIPTHQTKQLSTSEDVQPREQLHETKSPPIPTHRPKELQRETHSPPIPTHKPHPQLKRPSIHDDVSPSTSAVVQPLPSISNATVLLEEQKLSAKEQLSASDEKDDVFVEHFGAISPISDDIFKAPQYSSSSFSKMAKGKSIEPAVSDSTKEQFYDAEFQDGASDNNSSNNAPIDRSSLLLKFDPLLGAPVPVNQSQHQQEQTLLNILSNNNNLARALSPTLEEHETSGSNQSFVIEPSAKTSKKIKPPVDRSKKHAKMSVDVIDNDCNKPFDNSNLNSEDKTNKYNNMDELEKKIKNEVTRSEDIEKKLKDAEQREEALVKRITDKDKTNTKLNGVIEAYEKAIAELIHDKEQLVQNHEREMQEVQTDRDSNYHHLTSLETTFSDLHVKYEKSKEMTSHLKQIEENLLDEKKKLQEKLRQQEQRYEQMKSHAMQQMEIANKKLATISKEHTDEVKKLKALLKKEEVSRISTAEQLQQKSRENADLLKICEELIYDKGQGGSS, translated from the exons ATGGATTTCCTATCCAATCTCATTAAGCGACCCAGCAGCATTATGCTGCCCATCCCAGAAACCGACAGTCTCACAACGAATTCAGCCAGCTCCGAGACAACTTCAAGTCCGCCGCCACAAGTCAATTTAATCATGGATCGTTGCAATATCGATACCGAACTGGAGAATCTTTTTGATTCGGCAGCTAAGGACTTGAATAGTTTAGGAGAACAGCACAATCTTCTTATTGATGATGTCGATAAGGAACCTGAAGTGGTATCGACGCCCTCAAGTCCTCGGGAGACCATACAACAGCTGCTTAGCGAGATTAATGTGAATTTGGATCAAGTTACCGCCCATGAAATGGAACATTTGCAGGCAATGAGCCTAGAG CTCAGTCCGTTGGTGGTAAAGGCAAGTCCGAGACACAACAGCATGGAGCAACAAAAGGCGCTGGCCGCTGCCGCAGTTATGCGAACTGCATCGCAGCCTGGAACACCGACAATGCCAACAATTAGCGGTGATCTTTTCCGACAACAGGATGTGGAGACCGGAATCGTTAAATTTGCAGGACTGCCTGAGTTCGATGAGGCACAAATTCCGGAATTGGCTCCACTTCGCGCTGAAATGGAAA CACAACTTATAGAGAATGTAAATGCATCTACAGCAAAGTCTTCAGATCGCGACTACAATTCAGATTCAGATGTCTTTGCTGAATGTCTTTCCATGAATAGTGCCAAGATATCAGCGGAGCACAGCGACCTGGAAGCATATTCGAGTGCACTGAATGAGGTGCTGGAGAACCAGTTGTCTAATGTGACAGCCACTACTCTGGAAAATACACTAAGCAGCGACCAACATTCAGCTGCTCTTAGCCATAACGATAGTTGTGAGCCCATGGATATTGATGAAATAGCAGAAACAATAGAAATACTCAATTTCTCGCCCGAGGACCAACAGTTCCTTCAACAACAGTTACAGTCGATTGGAATGCAACCAGATCGGACGAATAAAGAACCACAGTTGGATAAGGTACTggaaaagcaaatacaaaacgAGGAGCAGAAAGTGATGCAACAGGTGGATCAGCAGGATCTAGAAAATCACCAGCCATTGCAGAATAAGTTGGATGCTGAGCAACATCTGGATGTAAATAAGCCGCCACTTGATGATCTTGAAAATCAATTACTTGTGCAACAATTAAATAGTGAGCAGTACAAGAAAAATGATCCCATAGTCGAGGATTTATTAACTAAGGTTGAACCAATGCTCAAACAACATGACAATCAATTACTGATGCAACAAATGGATATTCAACAGCAAGAGAAAAATGAACCAATAATCGAGGACTTATTGGCTAAGGTTGAACCATTGTTCAAACAACATGATAATAAGATACGTGAGCAACTATTGGATAATCGACAGCATGAGCAAAATGGTGAACTAAAATTGGAGCAACAATTATTGGAAAAGAATGAAGAATATCAGCAGGAATCCTCACAGCTGAGAGTTGAAGTTCCTGCCTCTCCACCCATACCCACGCATAGATCAAAGACACTTGATGAGTTACAAGAGCAAATGGTATTACAACAATTTGATCAGCCATCGGAGCAAATACCATCGACAGTACAACAGCCTGCGACTCAAATAACAAGACAATTAGAGTCTACATTGGATGCGGTAGAAAAGAAACCTATGGATCAGAATGATTTGTCTGAGCAACAGGCAGCTTTACCATTGCCTGTTTCCGATATGAAACCGCTTCAACTAAATATGGTCGATTCGTCCCATGAAGGTAGCACGACACCCACATCTCCATCTTTTCCGATTAAAGAACCTGAGATACCCTGTCATTTTCCAAGATCACCGCACGCACCTCCCGAGCGTGAGGAAATGCCATATCTGGAGCAGGCGGTCATTGAGCCGTCGATTGAACACCAGCTCCACCTGAGTGGAGCTATAGCTAAATTCCCACTTCCGATACAGGTAACCGTCACGCAGCCAAGTCCAGAAAAACCAACCGAGAAGCAGTTAAGTACAACTATTTCTATGGACAATGGCTCGCCAATGAATGAGACCTTTAACGGTAAACAATCTGAGTTCATTGAAAGTGATCCACAACAGTCGCATGCTGTCTTTGGAGTGCCGCTAGGTGAAgctcatcatcagcagcgTCGCACATTTTCATTGAATGATACCACTCGACAGGCGGAGCAACCTCTGGAGGAACAATCTCTTCCGCTTAATGCAACTATAGCCATAAACGGAGAATCGCCATTAAACGACACCTATGCTTTGCCACTTAATGCGGCTAAAAGTCGTGAACGTCAGACCTTTACCATATCAGATCTGCAACAAGAGAACCAAGGCGAAGATGAGCAGGGAATTAAGAAGTCCCCAAGCCCCGTCGTTGaggaaaaattgaaaagccgCCTCACTTTCTCTCTAGAGCAAAATGCATCACCAGCAATGGAAGCAACCGAGGAGAATATCATGGGTAATGAGTTTGAGCCTATGGATGTGGATATATCAATGAGGGCTGAGCCAGCTTCTGCCCCGGCTCCGCTGTCACCGCCCATACCTACacatcaaacaaaacaacttaGTACATCTGAAGACGTGCAGCCGCGGGAGCAATTGCATGAGACCAAATCTCCACCCATACCAACTCATCGTCCCAAGGAGCTACAACGGGAGACCCACTCACCGCCCATACCTACACATAAGCCGCATCCACAACTTAAGCGTCCGTCCATACATGATGATGTGTCTCCATCCACTTCCGCAGTCGTCCAACCGTTGCCGTCCATCTCCAATGCAACCGTTTTGCTTGAGGAGCaaaaattgtcagccaaggaACAGCTCAGCGCCAGCGATGAGAAGGATGATGTGTTCGTTGAGCACTTTGGTGCCATATCACCCATCTCTGATGACATCTTCAAGGCTCCGCAgtatagcagcagcagctttagTAAGATGGCAAAGGGCAAGAGTATTGAACCAGCGGTTAGCGACTCCACCAAGGAGCAGTTTTATGATGCCGAATTCCAGGATGGAgccagcgacaacaaca gcagcaacaatGCGCCCATCGATCGCAGTTCGTTGCTATTGAAATTCGATCCGCTTCTCGGTGCTCCGGTGCCTGTGAATCAATCCCAGCATCAGCAGGAGCAAACACTGCTTAATATATtaagcaataataacaacttaGCACGTGCATTGAGCCCCACATTGGAGGAGCACGAGACAAGCGGCAGTAATCAGTCGTTTGTTATTGAACCGAGTGCCAAAACATCCAAAAAA ATAAAACCGCCTGTGGATAGATCAAAA AAGCATGCTAAAATGAGTGTGGACGTCATTGATAACGATTGCAACAAACCCTTCGACAATTccaa CTTGAACTCGGAGGACAAGACCaacaaatataacaatatGGATGAACTGgagaagaaaataaagaatgaAGT CACCCGCTCTGAGGATATTGAAAAGAAACTCAAGGATGCCGAACAACGTGAGGAAGCGCTCGTCAAACGCATTACAGATAAGGATAAGACAAACACAAAGCTCAA TGGCGTTATTGAAGCCTACGAGAAAGCCATTGCAGAGTTAATCCACGACAAGGAGCAATTGGTGCAAAACCATGAACGGGAAATGCAGGAGGTACAAACAGATCGTGATTCCAATTATCATCACCTAACGTCGCTGGAAACGACATTCTCTGACCTGCATGT gaaatatgaaaaaagcaaagagaTGACATCTCATCTGAAGCAGATCGAGGAAAATCTCCTggatgaaaagaaaaaattgcaaGAGAAATTGCGACAGCAAGAACAGAGATATGAACAAATGAAAAGCCATGCCATGCAGCAAATGGAAAT TGCCAACAAAAAACTGGCCACTATTTCAAAGGAGCATACGGATGAGGTgaaaaaattgaaagctttacTCAAAAAAGAGGAAGTGTCGCGCATCTCAACGGccgagcagctgcaacagaaATCGCGAGAGAATGCCGATCTGCTTAAAATTTGCGAGGAATTAATTTACGACAAAGGACAAGGTGGTAGTAGTTAA
- the LOC132784394 gene encoding uncharacterized protein LOC132784394 isoform X1: MDFLSNLIKRPSSIMLPIPETDSLTTNSASSETTSSPPPQVNLIMDRCNIDTELENLFDSAAKDLNSLGEQHNLLIDDVDKEPEVVSTPSSPRETIQQLLSEINVNLDQVTAHEMEHLQAMSLELSPLVVKASPRHNSMEQQKALAAAAVMRTASQPGTPTMPTISGDLFRQQDVETGIVKFAGLPEFDEAQIPELAPLRAEMETQLIENVNASTAKSSDRDYNSDSDVFAECLSMNSAKISAEHSDLEAYSSALNEVLENQLSNVTATTLENTLSSDQHSAALSHNDSCEPMDIDEIAETIEILNFSPEDQQFLQQQLQSIGMQPDRTNKEPQLDKVLEKQIQNEEQKVMQQVDQQDLENHQPLQNKLDAEQHLDVNKPPLDDLENQLLVQQLNSEQYKKNDPIVEDLLTKVEPMLKQHDNQLLMQQMDIQQQEKNEPIIEDLLAKVEPLFKQHDNKIREQLLDNRQHEQNGELKLEQQLLEKNEEYQQESSQLRVEVPASPPIPTHRSKTLDELQEQMVLQQFDQPSEQIPSTVQQPATQITRQLESTLDAVEKKPMDQNDLSEQQAALPLPVSDMKPLQLNMVDSSHEGSTTPTSPSFPIKEPEIPCHFPRSPHAPPEREEMPYLEQAVIEPSIEHQLHLSGAIAKFPLPIQVTVTQPSPEKPTEKQLSTTISMDNGSPMNETFNGKQSEFIESDPQQSHAVFGVPLGEAHHQQRRTFSLNDTTRQAEQPLEEQSLPLNATIAINGESPLNDTYALPLNAAKSRERQTFTISDLQQENQGEDEQGIKKSPSPVVEEKLKSRLTFSLEQNASPAMEATEENIMGNEFEPMDVDISMRAEPASAPAPLSPPIPTHQTKQLSTSEDVQPREQLHETKSPPIPTHRPKELQRETHSPPIPTHKPHPQLKRPSIHDDVSPSTSAVVQPLPSISNATVLLEEQKLSAKEQLSASDEKDDVFVEHFGAISPISDDIFKAPQYSSSSFSKMAKGKSIEPAVSDSTKEQFYDAEFQDGASDNNIIFNSSDFDYLYTKGSNNAPIDRSSLLLKFDPLLGAPVPVNQSQHQQEQTLLNILSNNNNLARALSPTLEEHETSGSNQSFVIEPSAKTSKKIKPPVDRSKKHAKMSVDVIDNDCNKPFDNSNLNSEDKTNKYNNMDELEKKIKNEVTRSEDIEKKLKDAEQREEALVKRITDKDKTNTKLNGVIEAYEKAIAELIHDKEQLVQNHEREMQEVQTDRDSNYHHLTSLETTFSDLHVKYEKSKEMTSHLKQIEENLLDEKKKLQEKLRQQEQRYEQMKSHAMQQMEIANKKLATISKEHTDEVKKLKALLKKEEVSRISTAEQLQQKSRENADLLKICEELIYDKGQGGSS, from the exons ATGGATTTCCTATCCAATCTCATTAAGCGACCCAGCAGCATTATGCTGCCCATCCCAGAAACCGACAGTCTCACAACGAATTCAGCCAGCTCCGAGACAACTTCAAGTCCGCCGCCACAAGTCAATTTAATCATGGATCGTTGCAATATCGATACCGAACTGGAGAATCTTTTTGATTCGGCAGCTAAGGACTTGAATAGTTTAGGAGAACAGCACAATCTTCTTATTGATGATGTCGATAAGGAACCTGAAGTGGTATCGACGCCCTCAAGTCCTCGGGAGACCATACAACAGCTGCTTAGCGAGATTAATGTGAATTTGGATCAAGTTACCGCCCATGAAATGGAACATTTGCAGGCAATGAGCCTAGAG CTCAGTCCGTTGGTGGTAAAGGCAAGTCCGAGACACAACAGCATGGAGCAACAAAAGGCGCTGGCCGCTGCCGCAGTTATGCGAACTGCATCGCAGCCTGGAACACCGACAATGCCAACAATTAGCGGTGATCTTTTCCGACAACAGGATGTGGAGACCGGAATCGTTAAATTTGCAGGACTGCCTGAGTTCGATGAGGCACAAATTCCGGAATTGGCTCCACTTCGCGCTGAAATGGAAA CACAACTTATAGAGAATGTAAATGCATCTACAGCAAAGTCTTCAGATCGCGACTACAATTCAGATTCAGATGTCTTTGCTGAATGTCTTTCCATGAATAGTGCCAAGATATCAGCGGAGCACAGCGACCTGGAAGCATATTCGAGTGCACTGAATGAGGTGCTGGAGAACCAGTTGTCTAATGTGACAGCCACTACTCTGGAAAATACACTAAGCAGCGACCAACATTCAGCTGCTCTTAGCCATAACGATAGTTGTGAGCCCATGGATATTGATGAAATAGCAGAAACAATAGAAATACTCAATTTCTCGCCCGAGGACCAACAGTTCCTTCAACAACAGTTACAGTCGATTGGAATGCAACCAGATCGGACGAATAAAGAACCACAGTTGGATAAGGTACTggaaaagcaaatacaaaacgAGGAGCAGAAAGTGATGCAACAGGTGGATCAGCAGGATCTAGAAAATCACCAGCCATTGCAGAATAAGTTGGATGCTGAGCAACATCTGGATGTAAATAAGCCGCCACTTGATGATCTTGAAAATCAATTACTTGTGCAACAATTAAATAGTGAGCAGTACAAGAAAAATGATCCCATAGTCGAGGATTTATTAACTAAGGTTGAACCAATGCTCAAACAACATGACAATCAATTACTGATGCAACAAATGGATATTCAACAGCAAGAGAAAAATGAACCAATAATCGAGGACTTATTGGCTAAGGTTGAACCATTGTTCAAACAACATGATAATAAGATACGTGAGCAACTATTGGATAATCGACAGCATGAGCAAAATGGTGAACTAAAATTGGAGCAACAATTATTGGAAAAGAATGAAGAATATCAGCAGGAATCCTCACAGCTGAGAGTTGAAGTTCCTGCCTCTCCACCCATACCCACGCATAGATCAAAGACACTTGATGAGTTACAAGAGCAAATGGTATTACAACAATTTGATCAGCCATCGGAGCAAATACCATCGACAGTACAACAGCCTGCGACTCAAATAACAAGACAATTAGAGTCTACATTGGATGCGGTAGAAAAGAAACCTATGGATCAGAATGATTTGTCTGAGCAACAGGCAGCTTTACCATTGCCTGTTTCCGATATGAAACCGCTTCAACTAAATATGGTCGATTCGTCCCATGAAGGTAGCACGACACCCACATCTCCATCTTTTCCGATTAAAGAACCTGAGATACCCTGTCATTTTCCAAGATCACCGCACGCACCTCCCGAGCGTGAGGAAATGCCATATCTGGAGCAGGCGGTCATTGAGCCGTCGATTGAACACCAGCTCCACCTGAGTGGAGCTATAGCTAAATTCCCACTTCCGATACAGGTAACCGTCACGCAGCCAAGTCCAGAAAAACCAACCGAGAAGCAGTTAAGTACAACTATTTCTATGGACAATGGCTCGCCAATGAATGAGACCTTTAACGGTAAACAATCTGAGTTCATTGAAAGTGATCCACAACAGTCGCATGCTGTCTTTGGAGTGCCGCTAGGTGAAgctcatcatcagcagcgTCGCACATTTTCATTGAATGATACCACTCGACAGGCGGAGCAACCTCTGGAGGAACAATCTCTTCCGCTTAATGCAACTATAGCCATAAACGGAGAATCGCCATTAAACGACACCTATGCTTTGCCACTTAATGCGGCTAAAAGTCGTGAACGTCAGACCTTTACCATATCAGATCTGCAACAAGAGAACCAAGGCGAAGATGAGCAGGGAATTAAGAAGTCCCCAAGCCCCGTCGTTGaggaaaaattgaaaagccgCCTCACTTTCTCTCTAGAGCAAAATGCATCACCAGCAATGGAAGCAACCGAGGAGAATATCATGGGTAATGAGTTTGAGCCTATGGATGTGGATATATCAATGAGGGCTGAGCCAGCTTCTGCCCCGGCTCCGCTGTCACCGCCCATACCTACacatcaaacaaaacaacttaGTACATCTGAAGACGTGCAGCCGCGGGAGCAATTGCATGAGACCAAATCTCCACCCATACCAACTCATCGTCCCAAGGAGCTACAACGGGAGACCCACTCACCGCCCATACCTACACATAAGCCGCATCCACAACTTAAGCGTCCGTCCATACATGATGATGTGTCTCCATCCACTTCCGCAGTCGTCCAACCGTTGCCGTCCATCTCCAATGCAACCGTTTTGCTTGAGGAGCaaaaattgtcagccaaggaACAGCTCAGCGCCAGCGATGAGAAGGATGATGTGTTCGTTGAGCACTTTGGTGCCATATCACCCATCTCTGATGACATCTTCAAGGCTCCGCAgtatagcagcagcagctttagTAAGATGGCAAAGGGCAAGAGTATTGAACCAGCGGTTAGCGACTCCACCAAGGAGCAGTTTTATGATGCCGAATTCCAGGATGGAgccagcgacaacaaca TAATATTCAATTCATCAGATTTCGATTATTTATACacaaaaggcagcaacaatGCGCCCATCGATCGCAGTTCGTTGCTATTGAAATTCGATCCGCTTCTCGGTGCTCCGGTGCCTGTGAATCAATCCCAGCATCAGCAGGAGCAAACACTGCTTAATATATtaagcaataataacaacttaGCACGTGCATTGAGCCCCACATTGGAGGAGCACGAGACAAGCGGCAGTAATCAGTCGTTTGTTATTGAACCGAGTGCCAAAACATCCAAAAAA ATAAAACCGCCTGTGGATAGATCAAAA AAGCATGCTAAAATGAGTGTGGACGTCATTGATAACGATTGCAACAAACCCTTCGACAATTccaa CTTGAACTCGGAGGACAAGACCaacaaatataacaatatGGATGAACTGgagaagaaaataaagaatgaAGT CACCCGCTCTGAGGATATTGAAAAGAAACTCAAGGATGCCGAACAACGTGAGGAAGCGCTCGTCAAACGCATTACAGATAAGGATAAGACAAACACAAAGCTCAA TGGCGTTATTGAAGCCTACGAGAAAGCCATTGCAGAGTTAATCCACGACAAGGAGCAATTGGTGCAAAACCATGAACGGGAAATGCAGGAGGTACAAACAGATCGTGATTCCAATTATCATCACCTAACGTCGCTGGAAACGACATTCTCTGACCTGCATGT gaaatatgaaaaaagcaaagagaTGACATCTCATCTGAAGCAGATCGAGGAAAATCTCCTggatgaaaagaaaaaattgcaaGAGAAATTGCGACAGCAAGAACAGAGATATGAACAAATGAAAAGCCATGCCATGCAGCAAATGGAAAT TGCCAACAAAAAACTGGCCACTATTTCAAAGGAGCATACGGATGAGGTgaaaaaattgaaagctttacTCAAAAAAGAGGAAGTGTCGCGCATCTCAACGGccgagcagctgcaacagaaATCGCGAGAGAATGCCGATCTGCTTAAAATTTGCGAGGAATTAATTTACGACAAAGGACAAGGTGGTAGTAGTTAA